A genomic stretch from Coffea arabica cultivar ET-39 chromosome 10c, Coffea Arabica ET-39 HiFi, whole genome shotgun sequence includes:
- the LOC113713843 gene encoding transcription factor MYB93-like, translating to MGRSPCCDENGLKKGPWTPEEDEKLIDYIQKHGHGSWRALPKLAGLNRCGKSCRLRWTNYLRPDIKRGKFSQEEEQTILHLHSILGNKWSAIATHLAGRTDNEIKNFWNTHLKKKLIQMGYDPMTHQPRTDLFSSLPNLIALANILEHHQLEEHAARLQAEAVQLAKIQYLQCLLQTSPSMTTSSNSHFNPGDLGTVNSISSIPQIREIPSLNLSDFENQPPSVSIENIANSQLLHQPITSNAPNIPDPQVPFHFQTHLNNDEVVRIPNFTRVSQGDNTPNSSWILPSPDSSSTLPPLTETSISNIGDASSTSSNVEGSSSYWSELLFDDPFLHDIS from the exons ATGGGAAGGTCTCCCTGCTGTGATGAAAATGGCCTCAAGAAAGGTCCCTGGACTCCTGAAGAAGATGAGAAACTCATCGATTACATCCAAAAACATGGCCATGGCAGTTGGAGAGCCCTTCCCAAGCTTGCAG GTCTAAACAGATGTGGCAAAAGTTGTAGGCTGAGGTGGACTAATTACTTGAGGCCTGATATCAAGAGAGGAAAATTTTCACAAGAGGAAGAACAGACAATTCTTCATCTCCATTCCATCCTAGGAAACAA GTGGTCAGCAATTGCAACGCACCTGGCAGGTCGCACAGATaatgaaatcaagaatttttGGAACACTCATTTGAAGAAGAAACTGATCCAAATGGGATATGATCCGATGACTCATCAACCAAGAACTGACCTGTTTTCAAGTTTGCCTAATCTCATAGCCTTAGCAAATATACTTGAGCATCATCAGTTGGAAGAACATGCTGCGAGGTTACAAGCAGAAGCGGTTCAATTGGCTAAGATTCAATATTTGCAATGTCTCCTCCAAACTTCCCCTTCAATGACAACTAGTTCAAACAGCCATTTCAACCCCGGCGACTTGGGAACAGTTAATTCGATCAGTTCGATTCCTCAGATTAGAGAAATTCCAAGTCTGAATTTGTCCGACTTTGAAAATCAACCACCATCAGTTTCGATTGAAAATATTGCTAATTCTCAACTGCTCCACCAGCCCATCACCTCAAATGCTCCTAATATTCCAGACCCACAAGTCCCTTTCCATTTCCAAACACATTTGAATAATGATGAAGTTGTACGCATTCCAAATTTCACAAGGGTCAGCCAAGGAGACAATACACCTAACTCTTCCTGGATTCTTCCTTCTCCTGATTCTTCTTCTACACTTCCACCTCTGACTGAAACCTCGATAAGCAATATAGGGGATGCTAGCAGCACCTCCAGCAACGTCGAAGGATCTTCCTCCTATTGGTCCGAGCTACTTTTCGATGATCCTTTCCTGCATGATATATCTTAG